The Spiroplasma citri genome has a segment encoding these proteins:
- a CDS encoding DUF3627 domain-containing protein — MYQKPSYKKNINVENCFIRREFIVFRTDKASFINLPNHNRHIGFWLSNKFIYPSEKNCNQVAIGLIYDNYYPIVKYDENLKRNIWKSLTGTELINLYNQYKQNYSTKMKKALFSSEPKKVKTNKNNLTNLSVEKEQELINDLKDLN, encoded by the coding sequence ATGTATCAGAAACCAAGTTATAAGAAAAATATTAACGTAGAAAATTGCTTTATTCGAAGAGAATTTATAGTTTTTAGAACAGATAAAGCTTCATTTATAAATTTACCTAATCATAATCGTCATATTGGTTTTTGATTGAGTAATAAGTTTATTTATCCGAGTGAAAAAAATTGTAATCAAGTAGCAATCGGTTTGATTTATGATAATTATTATCCTATTGTAAAATATGATGAAAATTTAAAGCGTAATATTTGAAAGAGTTTAACTGGAACCGAATTAATTAATTTATATAATCAATATAAACAAAATTACTCTACTAAAATGAAAAAAGCGTTATTTTCAAGTGAACCTAAAAAAGTAAAAACAAATAAAAATAATTTAACAAATTTAAGTGTTGAAAAAGAACAAGAATTAATTAATGATTTGAAAGACTTAAATTAA
- a CDS encoding MurR/RpiR family transcriptional regulator encodes MLSLLTYDKNTLTDTEISVIKQIFQNPLLFTSKTITELAKTYYVSESTITRMAKHLGFKNIKELQMHIYERLNFLNKNYETNETMNLKDIANNMRVYYSYSIHETIDNIDLEVLDRLINDIVLKKRIFAFGIGASFLACRVLHSNLNMIGYNCYTTENIHSLMVTLSNAEADDLIIIFSKSGKTNEVVNIINLANKLNIDVALVTNNPNIDELYKIKHKILFEVHTKENERFPALSSKIVQILISDIIFRSLLKIHPNLENKIKAANAITEDYNQSGNKNKDS; translated from the coding sequence ATGTTGTCTCTGTTAACATATGATAAAAATACTTTGACTGATACTGAAATATCAGTTATTAAACAAATTTTTCAAAATCCTTTGCTATTTACTAGTAAAACAATAACTGAATTGGCAAAAACTTATTATGTCAGTGAATCAACTATTACACGAATGGCGAAACACTTAGGATTTAAAAACATTAAAGAATTACAAATGCATATTTATGAACGATTAAATTTTCTAAACAAAAATTACGAAACTAATGAAACGATGAATTTAAAAGATATCGCTAACAATATGCGTGTCTATTATTCTTATAGTATCCATGAAACAATTGACAATATTGATTTAGAAGTCTTAGACCGACTAATTAATGATATTGTTCTTAAAAAACGAATTTTCGCCTTTGGCATTGGTGCATCATTTCTTGCTTGCCGCGTGTTACATAGTAACCTAAATATGATTGGTTATAACTGTTATACAACAGAAAATATTCATTCATTAATGGTTACTCTCTCAAATGCCGAAGCCGATGATTTAATTATTATTTTTAGTAAATCAGGAAAGACAAATGAGGTCGTTAATATCATTAATTTAGCAAATAAACTCAACATTGATGTTGCTTTAGTTACTAATAATCCTAACATTGATGAATTATATAAAATTAAACATAAAATTTTATTTGAAGTTCATACAAAAGAAAATGAGCGTTTTCCAGCATTATCTTCTAAAATTGTTCAAATTTTAATATCTGATATTATTTTTCGAAGTTTATTAAAAATTCATCCAAATTTAGAAAATAAAATCAAAGCGGCTAATGCAATTACCGAAGATTACAATCAAAGTGGTAATAAAAATAAAGACTCTTAA
- a CDS encoding DUF2649 domain-containing protein produces the protein MQNDWIKLKEFFIHIFLFIDKTNVESITMWNLTQNEYLTLMVGVWVVILFLTWFFLWMVFKIVGYFK, from the coding sequence ATGCAAAATGATTGAATTAAATTAAAAGAGTTTTTTATTCATATATTTTTGTTTATCGATAAAACGAATGTTGAAAGTATTACAATGTGGAATTTAACGCAAAATGAATATTTAACCTTGATGGTTGGTGTTTGAGTTGTGATTTTGTTTTTAACTTGGTTTTTCTTGTGAATGGTTTTTAAGATAGTTGGGTATTTTAAATAA